The proteins below come from a single Phocoena sinus isolate mPhoSin1 chromosome 2, mPhoSin1.pri, whole genome shotgun sequence genomic window:
- the CCDC177 gene encoding coiled-coil domain-containing protein 177: MVDPVPEEEKAGAEPGGSGGDEAAASVPPDSQGAPQPAATSASASAAAPRKAEVPCAAEGGRREQSPLLHLDLFNFDCPEAEGSRYVLTSPRSLEACARCAVKPVELLPRALADLVREAPGRSMRVATGLYEAYEAERSAKLQQCRAERERIVREEKRRLFTPLGPAAAAASVPTAGSSSSCSSASLPASPAPRAARKASSSPAPARPQPTPARSRAGRKSHSLDSLSRRREGALSSESGASSSSYSGESLRELHWPPRASARNSCPAGSASSAPNPLGRPSALALVPLTGRSFSLGDLSHSPQMAQHVERIVRQVRAERGLRAVPERDRKIAALMLARHQEERLLLEQRAAAHGQWEQQRVRAEQRREREEREKQRALEQGRRAWAAQVEERRGRRGREEREEARRRQRQCERSEERRRELAERQGLLRRERAERTAREDRLRKLQQEQNLKQREEGLQEVRERAEQVRRERAQRAARAKQSQEGQLQREKRELSRAERARHEALLQGRARLERQEREGLRSSLEASLGRAQENYEQLVEQRTRELRERARREELQGRRAKEAAERKDREHQAHLEALARVGERRLQHAAQAAEEAVQQKARRVGQSRMEKERAQRANKEKVERDEDCRRRELLQAIGRKLERSEQLSRDRRSALESARSTARASFHVREKVRQETNTRSFDRMVREAQLHASLDRK; encoded by the coding sequence ATGGTGGATCCCGTGCCTGAAGAGGAGAAGGCGGGAGCCGAGCCGGGAGGCTCCGGAGGGGACGAAGCCGCCGCGTCCGTGCCCCCTGACTCCCAGGGCGCCCCGCAGCCCGCGGCGACTTCGGCCTCGGCCTCCGCCGCGGCGCCCCGTAAGGCTGAAGTCCCGTGCGCAGCAGAAGGCGGGCGGCGGGAGCAGTCCCCGCTGTTGCACCTCGACCTCTTCAACTTCGACTGTCCGGAGGCCGAGGGCAGCCGCTACGTGCTGACCAGTCCCCGCTCGCTAGAGGCCTGCGCCCGCTGCGCCGTTAAACCTGTGGAGCTGCTGCCACGGGCCCTGGCGGACCTGGTGCGCGAGGCCCCCGGCCGCTCTATGCGAGTGGCCACTGGCCTCTACGAGGCTTACGAGGCGGAGCGGAGCGCCAAGCTGCAGCAGTGCCGGGCAGAGCGCGAGCGCATCGTGCGCGAGGAGAAGCGGCGCCTCTTCACGCCTTTGGGCCCCGCGGCCGCCGCGGCCTCGGTCCCTACTGCGGGCAGCAGCAGTAGCTGCAGCAGCGCCAGCCTCCCGGCCTCGCCCGCACCGCGCGCCGCCCGCAAGGCCTCCTCCAgcccggccccggcccggccccaACCTACGCCCGCGCGGTCGCGGGCAGGAAGGAAGAGCCACTCACTAGACTCCCTGTCCCGCCGGCGGGAGGGCGCACTGAGCTCCGAGTCAGGCGCGTCGTCGTCGTCCTACAGCGGTGAGAGCCTGCGGGAGCTGCACTGGCCGCCGCGGGCCTCGGCCAGGAACAGCTGCCCGGCGGGGTCGGCGTCCTCTGCTCCCAACCCTCTGGGCCGCCCATCCGCCCTGGCCCTGGTTCCCCTCACCGGTCGCAGCTTCAGCCTCGGCGACCTGAGCCACTCGCCACAGATGGCTCAGCACGTGGAACGCATCGTGCGCCAAGTGCGAGCCGAGCGGGGTCTGCGCGCGGTGCCGGAGCGCGACCGGAAGATCGCGGCGCTGATGCTGGCGCGGCACCAGGAGGAGCGCCTGTTGCTGGAGCAGCGCGCCGCGGCCCACGGCCAGTGGGAGCAGCAGCGCGTCCGCGCCGAGCAGCGGCGGGAGCGCGAGGAGCGCGAGAAGCAGCGCGCCCTGGAGCAGGGCCGCCGAGCCTGGGCCGCGCAGGTGGAAGAGAGGCGCGGCCGCCGGGGCCGCGAGGAGCGCGAGGAGGCgaggcggcggcagcggcagtgCGAGCGCAGCGAGGAGCGGCGGCGGGAGCTGGCCGAGCGCCAGGGACTGCTGCGGCGGGAGCGGGCGGAGCGCACGGCCCGGGAGGACCGACTCCGCAAGCTGCAGCAGGAACAGAACCTGAAGCAGCgggaggaggggctgcaggaagTGCGCGAGCGGGCCGAGCAGGTGCGCAGGGAGCGCGCTCAGCGCGCGGCCCGCGCCAAGCAGAGTCAGGAGGGCCAGTTGCAGCGAGAGAAGCGGGAGCTAAGCCGGGCGGAGAGGGCGCGCCACGAGGCGTTGCTGCAAGGCCGGGCCCGGCTGGAGCGCCAGGAGCGCGAGGGCCTGCGGAGCTCCCTGGAGGCCAGCTTGGGCCGCGCGCAGGAGAACTACGAGCAGTTGGTGGAGCAGCGCACCCGGGAGCTACGCGAGCGGGCCCGGCGGGAGGAGCTGCAGGGCCGGCGGGCCAAGGAGGCGGCCGAGCGCAAAGACCGGGAGCATCAGGCACACCTGGAGGCTCTGGCCCGGGTGGGCGAGCGGCGGCTGCAGCACGCGGCGCAGGCGGCCGAGGAGGCGGTGCAGCAGAAGGCGCGGCGCGTGGGCCAGAGCCGGATGGAGAAGGAGCGGGCCCAGCGGGCCAACAAGGAGAAGGTGGAGCGGGACGAAGACTGCCGCCGGCGGGAGCTGCTCCAAGCCATCGGTCGCAAGCTGGAGCGCAGCGAGCAGCTGTCTCGGGACCGGCGCAGCGCGCTGGAGAGCGCCCGCTCCACAGCCCGGGCCTCCTTCCACGTGCGCGAGAAGGTACGCCAGGAGACCAACACGCGCTCCTTCGATCGCATGGTTCGCGAGGCCCAGCTGCACGCCAGCCTGGACCGTAAATGA